The nucleotide window GGCGGTCACGCGCAGGGAGGGCGACCGGATCGCCTCGGCCGCGGCCGCCAGCGACGGGTCACGAGCATAGGCCTGCTCGAACATCGACTTGGCCTTCTCCTCGTGGCCCTGCTCGCGCAGCGCGAGGCCGTAGACGAACATCGCCTGGGTCGAACACGCCGCGATCGGGCCGTCGACCGCGTTCTGCAACCGCCGCATGCCCTCGCCGAGCATGCCGAGATGGACACACGACGTTCCGGCCATGAAGTCGGCGACGGCCTGCATGTACGGGTCGTTCCACCGATCGGACCTGGTGAGCGACGTCAGGACGTCGGGCCAGCGCTGGGTGGCGAAATGGAGGAAGGCACGAACGAAGTCCACGATCGGCACGCGATGGGCCGGGGGCACCTCGTCGAGAACCTCCTCGGCACCGGCGAAATCTGCGCCGCGGACCAGGCTGGCGGCGTAGGCGGCCGTCGCCTCGACGGCGCTCGACGCCGGGAAGTCGATCATCATGCCCGTGTACCAGCGCCCCGCGATGGTGCCGGGGGGAAGTCCGAGCCGGCGCTGCTCGGCGCCGATCGACCCGCGTGCGCGGTAGAGGCCCAGGAGGACCTCGTTGCTGCTGTCGCCGCAGGCGAGGCGGCCGATCCAGGCGTCGCCCAGGGACGGGTCCCATTCGGTCGCGCGGGTGAAGGCCTTGGCCGCCTGCGCGGGATTGTCGACGGGTTCCTGACCTTCGACGGGGATGTTCAGCGACAGGACACCGAGTTCGAAGAGCGCCCTCGCCTTGCGGACATCGGCCATCGCTTCCCCCTGTGTCGTCCCATCCCGTACGGAGTCCCCTGTATCGATCTCCCCGGGTGCAACGGCGACACACCGCGAGGGCGGTCGCCGGGGACAGAGTATCGCTAGACCGCGCCGGCACCGGGCGCAGATCTCCCAGGGCCCGACCCCGCCGGTCCGCGCCCGCCGGAACGTGGCCGCCCGTCCGCACCCGGACCGCCCCGGCGGCCGGAACCGGCCGCGCCCGCCTAGACTTGTCTGCGTGAGTGCCCAGGTGGATACCGTCTCAGCCGCTGCCCAGACCCCGGATCATCCGCAACCGTTCCGCGAACTCGGTCTCAAGGACGACGAGTACGCGCGGATCCGCGAGATACTGGGTCGCCGGCCCACCGACGCGGAACTCGCCATGTACTCGGTGATGTGGTCCGAGCACTGCAGCTACAAGTCGTCGAAGGTGCACCTGCGCTACTTCGGCGAGACCACCACCGACGAGATGCGCGCGAGCATGCTCGCCGGTATCGGCGAGAACGCCGGTGTCGTCGACATCGGTGACGGCTGGGCGGTGACCTTCAAGGTCGAGTCGCACAACCACCCGAGCTATGTCGAGCCGTACCAGGGTGCCGCGACCGGCGTCGGCGGCATCGTCCGCGACATCATGGCGATGGGCGCCCGTCCGATCGCGGTGATGGATCAGTTGCGCTTCGGTCCGGCCGACGCCCCGGACACCCGGCGCGTCGTCGACGGTGTGGTGCGCGGCGTGGGCGGCTACGGCAACTCCCTCGGCCTGCCGAACGTCGGCGGCGAGACCGTCTTCGACGCCAGCTACGCGGGCAACCCGCTCGTCAACGCGCTGTGCGCGGGCGTGCTGCGCACCGAGGACCTGCACCTGGCCTTCGCCTCGGGCGCGGGCAACAAGATCATCCTGTTCGGTGCGCGAACCGGCCTCGACGGCATCGGCGGAGTGTCGGTGCTGGCGTCGGAGACCTTCGACGATTCCGACGGTTCCGGCCCCAACCGGAAGAAGCTGCCGAGTGTGCAGGTCGGCGATCCGTTCACCGAGAAGGTGCTCATCGAGTGCTGTCTCGAGCTCTACCACGCCGGGTTGGTGGTGGGCATCCAGGATCTCGGTGGCGCCGGATTGTCCTGTGCGACGAGCGAACTCGCCGCGGCCGGCGATGGTGGCATGCACATCGACCTGGAGAAGGTGCCGATGCGCGCCGAGGGCATGACTCCGGCGGAGGTCCTCTCCAGTGAGTCGCAGGAACGCATGTGCGCGGTCGTGACGCCGGAGAACGTGGACCGCTTCCTCGAGGTGTGCCGCAAGTGGGACGTCCTCGCGACCGTCATCGGCGAGGTCACCGACGGCGATCAGCTGGTCATCACCTGGCACGGTGAGACCGTCGTCGACGTGCCGCCGCGCACCGTCGCCCACGACGGCCCGGTCTACGAGCGCCCGGTCGCCCGACCCGACTGGCAGGACACCGTCATCGCGTCGACCACCGAACCCCTGCAGCGCCCGGACACGCCCGACCAGCTGCGCGAGACGCTGCTGGCCATGCTCGCCTCGCCGGCGCTGTGCAGCCGCAAGTTCATCACCGATCAGTACGACCGGTACGTGCGCGGCAACACCGTCCTCGCCGAGCACGCGGACTCGGGGATGATCCGCATCGACGAGGAGTCCGGGCGCGGCATCGCGCTGGCGACCGACGCGTCGGGCCGGTACACCTTCCTCGATCCCTACCGCGGCGCGCAGCTCGCGCTGGCCGAGGCCTACCGCAACGTCGCCGTCTCCGGTGCGACGCCGAAGGCCGTCACCAACTGCCTCAACTTCGGCTCGCCGGAGGATCCGGCGGTGATGTGGCAGTTCCAGCAGGCGGTCCGGGGACTCGCCGACGGCTGTGCGCAGCTGGGCATCCCGGTCACCGGCGGCAATGTGAGCTTCTACAACCAGACGGGGGCGACGGCGATCCTCCCGACCCCGGTGATCGGCGTCCTCGGCGTCATCGACGACGTGCACCGCCGCATCCCGACCGGCCTCGGAACCGAGCCGGGAGAGACCCTGATCCTGCTCGGTGAGACCCGTGACGAGTTCGACGGATCGATCTGGGCGCAGGTCAGCCACGACCACCTCGGTGGCGTGCCCCCGCAGGTCGATCTCGAGCGCGAGCGGCTGCTCGCGGAGATCCTCGCCGCGTCGTCCCGGGACGGATTGATCTCCGCGGCACACGATCTCAGCGAGGGCGGTCTCATCCAGACCGTCGTCGAGGCGGCCCTGGCCGGTGAGACCGGGTGCCGGATCCTGCTGCCCGAGGACGCCGACCCGTTCGTCTGGCTGTTCTCCGAATCCGCCGGCCGGGTGCTCGTCGCGGTCCCGCGCACCGAGGAATCACGGTTCACCGCGATGCTCGACGCGCGCACGATGCCGTGGACGCGCATCGGTGTGGTCGATCAGGGCAGCGACGCCGTCGATGTCCAGGACTACTTCTCGGTGCCGCTCGCCGAACTGCGCGAGGTACACGAGGGCACCCTCCCGAGGTTGTTCGGCGACGCCGTCTAGCCGCACGCCCTAGTTGCGCCCCGCAACGTTCGGATCGGTGAGGATTCCGTTGTACGTCAATGGAATCAATATCGTTTGTGGACGTGTCGTGCCCGGTCACGGTCGGTTACGCTCCTTGAGTTCTCTGACCGAGTCGAAAGGGCGCAGATGAGCTACCCCAATGATCCGAACCAGCCGCCGAACTACGGCGCGGGTGGTTACGGACAGCAGCCGTACGGCGGGTTCCCGGGCGGCAACCCGGCCGGTCCGGAACCGGACAACAACCTCGTCTGGGCGATCCTGGCCACGGTGCTGTGCTGCCTGCCGCTCGGGATCGTGTCGATCGTGAAGTCGACCTCGGTCAGCAAGCTGTGGGCCGCCGGCGATTACGCCGGTGCGCAGAAGGCTGCCGACGAGGCCAAGAAGTGGGCGATGTGGAGTGCGATCTCGTCGGTCGTCATCTGGGTCCTGATCGTCATCGTCTATGTCATCTTCTTCGTCATCCTCCTCGGCGCCTCCGCGTCCACGTCCACGTACTGAGCGCTTCGAGAGGGCCGTCCTCGGACGGGTCTCGGCCCTCTCGAAGCATCGGTACCTCGGGCCGGCGACCGTTGTCGCCGGTACCGGGATGGTCTGTGCGGCTGTGTGGTTCGCCGATCCCACGACGCCGGGCGGCGCCCTTCCGGTGTGTCCGACCAAACTGCTCTTCGGCGTGACGTGCCCGGGTTGTGGATCGTTGCGGGCCATCTACTCGCTGCTCCACGGCGACGTCCCGGCCGCCCTGCACTACAACGCCGTCGGGGTGCTGGCGATGGGGTTGCTGCTCGTCGCCTTCGTCGCCTACTGCGTGCGTCTGTGGACCGGTCGCCGGGTTCGCAGCTGGCAGCACCTCAGATACTCCGGCGTCGTCGTGCTCGTGGTCGTCCTGGCCTGGTTCGTGATCCGGAACATCCCGGTCGAACCGCTCTGGTCACTCCACGTCTGAACGCCCGGCGGCACCGCGAATCCAGCGGATCAGCCGCGAACCGGGATCGCGCACGGGGCCGTCGACATCGAGAGTCGCCAGCGCCTCGGGGTCGTCGGTCGTGATCTGATCGACCCGCAACTCGAGCAGCCGCCTGATCTCCGGGGCGACGCGTGGCCCGACCCGGGTCACCGTGTACCCGTCGACGAGACGACCGCGCTCGTGAAATGCGCCGATCAGGTCGTGGCCGCGGCGGTCGGCGGCCAGGATCAGCCGATTCTCCAGATACACCATCTCGGCATCCGGTGACGCCGCCACCGCCCGGTCGACGAACCCGTCGAAGTCCCCGGACCGTAGTGCTGCCTCGGCGGCGCCGTGATGGCAGGGGTCATAACCGATCCGGACGCCCGGCGCGGCCGAGGTCAGCGTCTCCACCGCCGCGGCGTCGCCGCACGACAGGATGTAATGCCCTGCGTGGGGGGCGACGCTGCGGGCGAACACCTCCACGGCCGCGACGTCGAGCGCGGCGTCGTCCTCCTTGAAGTCGAGCTGGAGCGACGCGGTGGGCGCGATGTCCACCCCGTCGAAGAGGTCGGTCAGGTCCTCGAGCAGGAGGACCCGGTCGTCGATGGGGCGTCCGCTGTTGTCCCGCAGGTGCAGTTCCCGCAGATACGACGCCGGGAGTGCCGACACCGCGCCGGTACCGGTGGTGGCGTGATCGACGGTGCGGTCGTGCAGGACGGCGAAACCCCGGTCGGCGTGGATCACCAGATCGACTTCGATGCTCGCGCCGAGCCGCATGCCCTCGACGATCCGGGTCGCGGTGAACGCCGGGTCGGCGGCGCGGCGCCGGCCGCGGTGCCACTTGAGCATCGTCCGATGGCCGTCGTGGTCGATGTGGATCGGGGCGCCGGCGGGGTCCGTGGGCGACATGGCAGTCACAGCTCCCGACCTTAGTGGAGCGCATCTCGCCGAATCAGCACGCCGAAGTTGGAACGTGTTCTAGTTTGATTCGCATGACATTGCGAGTGGTCGAGTGGTCGACCGGAACCGTCGGACGACATGCCATCGCCGGGATCGACGCCCGGGGAGACCTGGAACTCGTGGGGGTGTGGGTGTCCGACCCCACGAAGGTCGGCAAGGATGCCGGCGAGCTGGCCGGTCTCGATCGCGAGCTGGGTGTCGTCGCCACC belongs to Gordonia sp. KTR9 and includes:
- a CDS encoding glycerophosphodiester phosphodiesterase, with protein sequence MSPTDPAGAPIHIDHDGHRTMLKWHRGRRRAADPAFTATRIVEGMRLGASIEVDLVIHADRGFAVLHDRTVDHATTGTGAVSALPASYLRELHLRDNSGRPIDDRVLLLEDLTDLFDGVDIAPTASLQLDFKEDDAALDVAAVEVFARSVAPHAGHYILSCGDAAAVETLTSAAPGVRIGYDPCHHGAAEAALRSGDFDGFVDRAVAASPDAEMVYLENRLILAADRRGHDLIGAFHERGRLVDGYTVTRVGPRVAPEIRRLLELRVDQITTDDPEALATLDVDGPVRDPGSRLIRWIRGAAGRSDVE
- the purL gene encoding phosphoribosylformylglycinamidine synthase subunit PurL produces the protein MSAQVDTVSAAAQTPDHPQPFRELGLKDDEYARIREILGRRPTDAELAMYSVMWSEHCSYKSSKVHLRYFGETTTDEMRASMLAGIGENAGVVDIGDGWAVTFKVESHNHPSYVEPYQGAATGVGGIVRDIMAMGARPIAVMDQLRFGPADAPDTRRVVDGVVRGVGGYGNSLGLPNVGGETVFDASYAGNPLVNALCAGVLRTEDLHLAFASGAGNKIILFGARTGLDGIGGVSVLASETFDDSDGSGPNRKKLPSVQVGDPFTEKVLIECCLELYHAGLVVGIQDLGGAGLSCATSELAAAGDGGMHIDLEKVPMRAEGMTPAEVLSSESQERMCAVVTPENVDRFLEVCRKWDVLATVIGEVTDGDQLVITWHGETVVDVPPRTVAHDGPVYERPVARPDWQDTVIASTTEPLQRPDTPDQLRETLLAMLASPALCSRKFITDQYDRYVRGNTVLAEHADSGMIRIDEESGRGIALATDASGRYTFLDPYRGAQLALAEAYRNVAVSGATPKAVTNCLNFGSPEDPAVMWQFQQAVRGLADGCAQLGIPVTGGNVSFYNQTGATAILPTPVIGVLGVIDDVHRRIPTGLGTEPGETLILLGETRDEFDGSIWAQVSHDHLGGVPPQVDLERERLLAEILAASSRDGLISAAHDLSEGGLIQTVVEAALAGETGCRILLPEDADPFVWLFSESAGRVLVAVPRTEESRFTAMLDARTMPWTRIGVVDQGSDAVDVQDYFSVPLAELREVHEGTLPRLFGDAV
- a CDS encoding CD225/dispanin family protein yields the protein MSYPNDPNQPPNYGAGGYGQQPYGGFPGGNPAGPEPDNNLVWAILATVLCCLPLGIVSIVKSTSVSKLWAAGDYAGAQKAADEAKKWAMWSAISSVVIWVLIVIVYVIFFVILLGASASTSTY
- a CDS encoding DUF2752 domain-containing protein produces the protein MVCAAVWFADPTTPGGALPVCPTKLLFGVTCPGCGSLRAIYSLLHGDVPAALHYNAVGVLAMGLLLVAFVAYCVRLWTGRRVRSWQHLRYSGVVVLVVVLAWFVIRNIPVEPLWSLHV